The Cronobacter sakazakii genome has a window encoding:
- the cyoB gene encoding cytochrome o ubiquinol oxidase subunit I, protein MFGKLTLDAIPYHEPIIMVTVAAIIVGGLALVAAITYFGKWSYLWNEWLTSVDHKRLGVMYILVAIVMLVRGFADAIMMRTQQLLAASGEAGFLPPHHYDQIFTAHGVIMIFFVAMPFVIGLMNLVVPLQIGARDVAFPFLNNLSFWFTVVGVILVNVSLGVGEFAQTGWVAYPPLSGIEYSPGVGVDYWIWSLQLSGIGTTLTGINFFVTILKMRAPGMTMFKMPVFTWASLCTNVLIIVSFPILTVTIALLTLDRYLGTHFFTNDMGGNMMMYVNLIWAWGHPEVYILVLPVFGVFSEITSTFSKKRLFGYTSLVWATIAITVLSFIVWLHHFFTMGSGANVNAFFGITTMIIAIPTGVKIFNWLFTMYQGRIQFHSSMLWTIGFIITFSIGGMTGVLLAVPGADFVLHNSLFLIAHFHNVIIGGVVFGCFAGMSYWWPKAFGYKMNETWGIRAFWFWIIGFFVTFMPLYAMGFMGMTRRVSQNIDPMFQPLMIVAEIGALLIACGILCIILQIYVSIRDRHLNRDLTGDPWGGRTLEWATSSPPPFYNFAVVPEIHERDAFWEMKDKGEAYKQPAHYEEIHMPKNSAAGIFIGAFSTIFGFAMIWHIWWLAIVGFAGIVITWIAKSFDEDVDYYVPVATVEKLENQHFEEITKAGLKNVN, encoded by the coding sequence ATGTTCGGAAAACTTACACTGGATGCAATCCCGTACCATGAGCCAATTATCATGGTTACGGTGGCTGCCATTATCGTCGGGGGTCTGGCGCTAGTTGCAGCTATCACTTACTTCGGTAAGTGGTCTTATCTGTGGAACGAGTGGCTCACGTCTGTGGACCACAAACGTCTGGGGGTAATGTATATCCTCGTGGCTATCGTGATGCTGGTTCGCGGCTTCGCGGACGCCATCATGATGCGTACCCAGCAATTGCTGGCGGCCTCCGGCGAAGCCGGGTTCCTGCCGCCGCATCACTACGATCAGATCTTTACCGCCCACGGCGTTATCATGATCTTCTTCGTGGCGATGCCGTTCGTTATCGGTCTGATGAACCTGGTGGTTCCGCTGCAGATCGGCGCGCGCGACGTGGCATTCCCCTTCCTGAACAACCTGAGCTTCTGGTTCACCGTTGTCGGGGTAATCCTTGTGAACGTCTCTCTGGGCGTGGGCGAATTTGCTCAGACCGGTTGGGTGGCTTATCCGCCGCTCTCAGGTATTGAGTACAGTCCGGGCGTTGGGGTGGACTACTGGATCTGGAGTCTCCAGCTCTCCGGTATTGGTACGACACTGACCGGTATCAACTTCTTCGTGACCATTCTGAAGATGCGTGCGCCGGGCATGACCATGTTCAAAATGCCGGTATTCACCTGGGCGTCGCTGTGTACTAACGTCCTGATTATCGTCTCCTTCCCGATCCTGACCGTCACTATCGCGTTGCTGACCCTGGACCGCTATCTGGGCACCCATTTCTTTACCAACGATATGGGTGGCAACATGATGATGTACGTGAACCTGATCTGGGCCTGGGGCCATCCGGAAGTGTACATCCTGGTTCTGCCGGTGTTTGGTGTGTTCTCTGAAATCACCTCCACCTTCTCGAAGAAACGTCTGTTTGGTTACACCTCCCTCGTTTGGGCGACCATCGCGATTACCGTGCTGTCGTTCATCGTGTGGCTGCACCACTTCTTCACCATGGGTAGTGGCGCGAACGTTAACGCCTTCTTTGGTATCACCACGATGATTATCGCCATCCCGACCGGGGTGAAGATCTTCAACTGGCTGTTTACCATGTATCAGGGCCGCATTCAGTTCCACTCCTCTATGCTGTGGACCATCGGCTTCATCATCACCTTCTCCATCGGTGGTATGACCGGCGTTCTGCTGGCGGTACCGGGCGCAGACTTCGTACTGCACAACAGCCTGTTCCTGATTGCGCATTTCCATAACGTCATCATCGGCGGCGTGGTATTTGGTTGCTTCGCAGGTATGAGCTACTGGTGGCCGAAAGCCTTTGGCTACAAGATGAACGAAACCTGGGGCATCCGTGCGTTCTGGTTCTGGATCATCGGCTTCTTCGTAACCTTTATGCCGCTGTACGCCATGGGCTTCATGGGTATGACGCGTCGTGTGAGCCAGAACATCGACCCGATGTTCCAGCCGCTGATGATTGTCGCAGAAATCGGTGCGCTGCTGATCGCGTGCGGTATCCTGTGCATCATCCTGCAGATCTACGTAAGTATCCGTGACCGTCACCTGAACCGTGACCTGACTGGCGACCCGTGGGGCGGCCGTACGCTGGAGTGGGCAACCTCTTCTCCGCCGCCGTTCTATAACTTCGCAGTAGTGCCTGAAATCCACGAGCGCGACGCGTTCTGGGAAATGAAAGACAAAGGTGAAGCTTACAAGCAGCCGGCGCACTATGAAGAAATTCATATGCCGAAGAACAGCGCAGCAGGCATTTTCATTGGCGCGTTCAGCACCATCTTTGGCTTCGCGATGATCTGGCACATCTGGTGGCTGGCTATCGTGGGCTTCGCGGGTATCGTTATTACCTGGATTGCGAAGAGCTTCGATGAAGACGTGGATTACTACGTACCGGTAGCCACCGTTGAGAAACTGGAAAACCAGCACTTCGAAGAAATCACCAAAGCAGGGCTGAAAAATGTCAACTGA
- a CDS encoding cytochrome o ubiquinol oxidase subunit III, which translates to MSTESINHELAHGSHEHGHHDAGANKVFGFWIYLMSDCILFACLFATYAVLVNGTAGGPTGKDIFELPFVLVETFLLLFSSITYGMAMIAMNNNKQSQVMSWLALTFLFGAGFVAMEIYEFHHLIAEGFGPDKSGFLSAFFTLVGTHGIHVTSGLIWMVVMMIHVSRRGLTHNNRARLMCLSMFWHFLDVVWICVFSVVYLMGAM; encoded by the coding sequence ATGTCAACTGAGAGCATTAATCACGAACTTGCCCATGGCAGCCATGAGCATGGGCACCACGATGCAGGAGCCAATAAGGTCTTTGGCTTCTGGATCTACCTGATGAGCGACTGCATTCTCTTTGCATGTCTGTTTGCCACCTATGCCGTTCTCGTGAACGGCACGGCGGGGGGCCCGACCGGGAAAGACATTTTCGAACTGCCGTTTGTGCTGGTTGAAACTTTCCTGCTGTTGTTCTCCTCCATCACGTATGGCATGGCGATGATCGCCATGAACAACAACAAACAGAGCCAGGTGATGTCCTGGCTCGCCCTGACCTTCCTGTTTGGCGCAGGGTTCGTGGCGATGGAAATCTATGAATTCCATCATCTGATCGCCGAAGGCTTCGGCCCGGATAAGAGCGGCTTCCTGTCCGCGTTCTTTACCCTGGTCGGCACCCACGGTATCCACGTGACCTCTGGCCTTATCTGGATGGTGGTGATGATGATTCACGTCTCCCGCCGCGGTCTGACCCACAATAACCGCGCGCGTCTGATGTGCCTGAGCATGTTCTGGCACTTCCTGGATGTCGTGTGGATCTGTGTGTTCTCTGTAGTCTATCTGATGGGGGCGATGTAA
- a CDS encoding cytochrome o ubiquinol oxidase subunit IV yields MSHSTDHNGAHHGGVKTYLIGFILSVILTVIPFWMVMNGSASHGTLLGVVVATAVVQILVHLVCFLHMNASSEERWNLVAFVFTLLIIAIVVVGSIWIMWNLNYNMMVH; encoded by the coding sequence ATGAGTCATTCAACCGATCACAACGGCGCCCACCACGGTGGCGTCAAGACGTACCTGATTGGGTTTATCCTGTCGGTCATTTTGACAGTAATCCCGTTCTGGATGGTCATGAACGGCTCCGCGTCTCACGGCACCCTGCTGGGTGTGGTCGTGGCAACCGCAGTCGTACAGATTCTGGTTCACCTGGTGTGCTTCCTGCACATGAACGCCTCCTCTGAGGAGCGCTGGAACCTGGTAGCCTTTGTCTTTACGTTGCTGATTATCGCGATAGTAGTGGTAGGCTCTATCTGGATTATGTGGAACCTGAATTACAACATGATGGTTCACTAA
- the cyoE gene encoding heme o synthase, with protein MIKQYLQVTKPGIIFGNLISVIGGFLLASKGSIDYPLFLFTLVGVSLVVASGCVFNNYIDRDIDRKMERTKNRVLVKGLISPKMSLVYATLLGIAGFMLLWFGANPLAMWLAVMGFVVYVGVYSLYMKRHSVYGTLIGSLSGAAPPVIGYCAVTNEFDTGALILLAIFSLWQMPHSYAIAIFRFKDYQAANIPVLPVVKGISVAKNHITLYIIAFAVATLMLSLGGYAGYKYLVVAAAVSVWWLGMALRGYKAENDKVWARKLFVFSIVAITSLSVMMSVDFMVPDSHNLLTYVW; from the coding sequence ATGATTAAGCAATACCTGCAAGTAACGAAACCAGGCATCATCTTCGGCAACCTGATATCGGTTATCGGGGGATTCCTGCTGGCTTCCAAAGGCAGCATCGACTATCCCCTGTTCCTTTTCACCCTCGTGGGGGTGTCGCTGGTCGTGGCGTCCGGTTGTGTGTTCAACAACTACATCGACCGTGATATTGACCGCAAAATGGAGCGCACGAAAAACCGTGTGCTGGTGAAGGGACTGATTTCGCCGAAAATGTCGCTGGTGTACGCCACCTTGCTGGGTATTGCTGGCTTTATGCTGCTCTGGTTCGGCGCGAACCCGCTGGCGATGTGGCTGGCGGTCATGGGCTTTGTGGTGTACGTAGGGGTTTATAGCCTGTACATGAAACGCCACTCGGTCTATGGCACGCTGATCGGCTCGCTGTCGGGCGCCGCGCCGCCGGTTATCGGTTACTGCGCGGTGACCAACGAGTTCGATACCGGCGCGTTGATCCTGCTTGCGATTTTCAGCCTGTGGCAGATGCCGCACTCCTATGCGATTGCTATCTTCCGCTTCAAGGATTATCAGGCCGCCAATATTCCGGTGCTGCCGGTGGTAAAAGGGATCTCTGTGGCGAAAAACCACATCACCCTTTATATCATTGCCTTCGCCGTGGCGACCCTGATGCTCTCGCTGGGCGGTTATGCCGGGTATAAATACCTGGTGGTGGCGGCAGCGGTCAGCGTCTGGTGGCTTGGCATGGCCCTGCGTGGCTACAAGGCTGAAAACGACAAAGTCTGGGCGCGTAAGCTGTTTGTGTTCTCGATTGTCGCCATCACCTCGCTGAGCGTGATGATGTCCGTCGATTTCATGGTGCCGGATTCACATAATCTGCTGACTTACGTCTGGTAA